The following proteins come from a genomic window of Sesamum indicum cultivar Zhongzhi No. 13 linkage group LG10, S_indicum_v1.0, whole genome shotgun sequence:
- the LOC105171604 gene encoding calmodulin-like protein 11 — translation MAEVLNEEQIVEFREAFSLFDKDGDGCITIEELATVIRSLDQNPTEEELQDMINEVDADGNGTIEFAEFLNLMAKKMKETDAEEELKEAFKVFDKDQNGYISANELRHVMINLGEKLTDEEVEQMIREADLDGDGQVNYDEFVKMMMAIG, via the exons ATGGCAGAAGTACTGAACGAAGAACAGATTGTTGAGTTCCGGGAGGCCTTCAGTCTATTTGACAAAGATGGAGATG GTTGCATTACCATAGAAGAATTGGCTACAGTTATCAGGTCTTTGGATCAAAATCCCACCGAGGAAGAGCTCCAGGACATGATCAATGAAGTCGACGCCGACGGCAACGGCACCATTGAATTTGCAGAGTTCTTGAACCTCATGGCCAAGAAAATGAAG GAAACTGACGCAGAGGAGGAGCTGAAAGAAGCTTTCAAAGTGTTTGACAAGGATCAAAATGGTTACATCTCAGCTAATGAG CTTCGACACGTGATGATCAATCTTGGAGAGAAGTTAACAGATGAAGAGGTGGAGCAGATGATCAGAGAGGCTGATCTGGATGGAGATGGACAAGTTAACTATGATGAATTTgtgaagatgatgatggccATTGGATAG